CGTGGATGGATCGCCAGCAGTTCGCCGCGCGGCTCCGGCAGTGTCTCACCGACAAGCCGCTCGCCAAGCAACTTGGCGAGCGGGGGCTGAAGCTGGTGAATGAACGCTACGATTTCAACGCCTACATTCATGACCTGGAAACGATGTTTGAGCGGGTCATTGCTGAGAGGCGTTTCCGAAGTTGATGAAGGTCACCCTGATAGCCATCGCCGGCGGCAGCGGGTCGGGCAAGACCTGGCTGGCGCGAGAACTGCAACATCGCCTCGAACCACTGGCGGCCATTCTCTCGCTCGACGATTTCTATGCAGATCTCTCACACTTGGTGCCATCGGAACGGGCTGCCAGAAACTTTGACGACCCCGAGGCGATTGACTGGGCGTTGTTTCAGCAGTGCCTGGAAGGCATTCTTCGTGGTCATCCCGTCTGGCTGCCGCAATACGATTTCACCACGCACACCCGCAAGTCCCGCCCGCGCCGCTGGCCGCCAAAACCCGTGGTGCTGGTGGAAGGACTCTGGCCCTGGCGGCATGCCAGACTACGGGCGCTTTATGCGTTGAAGGTGTTTCGTGCGGAAACAGAGGAAACCCGCTTTAATCGGCGACTGGCGCGCGACATTGAGAAGCGCGGACGCACCCCGGACTCCGTCCGGCAACAATGGAGCGGACAGGTGCAGCCAATGTATGCGCGTTTTATCCACCCGCAAATGCGCAGCGCCGATGTGACGCTGTCGGCCAATATACCAGAATGGCGGCTGGTACGGTTGACGCAGAAGATTCAGCGGTTCGCCGAAGGGTGACCGAATGCCCACGATCTGCACCCTTACATTCCCTTGCCAAATAGGATTGCGGGCACGGTCTTCAACAGAATCCAGACATCATTCCAGAAGCTTTGGCTCTCGATGTAGCGCACGTCAAGACTCACCTGCTCGGGAAAATCAATAATGTTCCGGTCGCCGATTTCAAAGAGGCCGCCCTGCCGTTCGCCCACTTGCCAGAGACACGTAATTCCAGGCGTTATCAACAGCCGTCGCCGATCCGCCAAAGTGTAGAGAGCCACCTCACGCGGCACCGGAGGCCGGGGGCCGACCAGCGACATCTCGCCACGCAGCACGTTCCACAATTGCGGCAACTCATCCAGCGAAGTCTTGCGCAGGATGCGCCCGACCTTGGTGATTCTCGGGTCGTCCTTCATCTTGAACGTCACACCGGATGCTTTCTCGTTCTTCGCCAGCAGCGACGCCAGTTTCGCTTCGGCATCCATGACCATGGAACGGAACTTCAGCATTTCAAACTCGCGACCGTAACGGCCAATGCGGGTTTGCCGAAAAAAGACCGGCCCGCCGTCGGATTTCACCAAGGCGCCGATGACCAGAAATACCGGGGCCAGGAAAATAATGGCAATCAGGCTGACACCGATATCGAAGATGCGTTTCAGCGCGTGCGTGCCGTTCATCACCACCTGCCAGGAGAGATATTTCCACTGGACGCGGGCGTTCAGCCGGACACGGCCCAATGGCGTTTGCGCCGTAAGCAGTCGTTGCATGAGCCGTTCGCGCATTTCCTGCTCGGTCAGGGCTGGCAAGGCCGGGCGGCGGGAGCGGTGTTCGGAAGTTTCATTCGCTCGCTCCAAATTGGGCGACAACGGGCCAGAAGGTTCATTGGTTTGCATATTATCTGATTTGATTGCTAACACCGATGCCTTGAAAACTGCGTGCGCCAGCATGCCCACCTTCATTCGCCGCAACGGTGCGCACAAATGTATCGGTGATCATTTTGGTGTACCTTTCCAGCGTGCGATACGGCGTGGCTGGCACAAAAATAATGTCATGCGGCTCCAGCCGCACATCCGGCTGCCGACCACTCATAATAGCTGCAAAGTCCACAATAGCGATCTTCGGCTCGGCCAATGCACCGCGCACAATCGCCACATGTGAGAGCTGCGCTTCCGGCTGCGTCCCAAGCGCTTTCGCGATGGCAGACGCCAGGCTCATGTTATCCACAAAGCCCATTGGTGCAGGGCGATTGACGGCACCCAGCACATAGACTTCTTGGGAAAGCGACGAGGGGAGAAAGAGGAAATCGTCCGGTTCCAGATACACATTCTGCGACGTATCGCCTTCGCGCAGCAGACGCTTAAAATTGACGGGCAACATCTCCCCGTTGCGAATGAGGAAACTATGATTGAGATCCGCGAGTTCCTCAGTCGTACCGCTGAAGCGCGAGGTGAACAGCCCGCCCGCTTGCGCGATCGCCTCAATCACCGTCATCGGACCGTTAAGTGGAAACAAGCCGCATTTGTTGAGCCGACCCAACACCCAAATGCGCTTGCTTTCGACGCCGCGCAAATTCACCGCGACTTGGGGATGTTGATAGTAGGCGGCCAGTTTCGTTTCGAGTAACTGTTTCACCTCTGGCAGCGTTAAGCCCCACACCTCCAGCCCGGGGAGAAGATCGTAATAGATTTTTCCGTCCGGGCAGATAAAGGTGGTTGTGCGGCTGCCTGTCATGCCAATCACTTCGATCTCAATCTTGTCGCCGGGGCCGAGACGGAACAGCTTCTTCGGCGGCATTAGCCACTCGGGTTTGATCTGGTTCGTCTCGCCGACCGAGACGAACTTGATCATCTCGGCACCAGCCTGGTTGCTTCGCGGATCAAAAGTCGGACCGGTCGTCTTGCAGCCGATGGCGAGAGCGAGGATGAAAACCGCTGTGGAGGCGCGTGCCATTTTCATCAGGTAGAAGCCGGTTGC
The Verrucomicrobiota bacterium genome window above contains:
- a CDS encoding uridine kinase gives rise to the protein MKVTLIAIAGGSGSGKTWLARELQHRLEPLAAILSLDDFYADLSHLVPSERAARNFDDPEAIDWALFQQCLEGILRGHPVWLPQYDFTTHTRKSRPRRWPPKPVVLVEGLWPWRHARLRALYALKVFRAETEETRFNRRLARDIEKRGRTPDSVRQQWSGQVQPMYARFIHPQMRSADVTLSANIPEWRLVRLTQKIQRFAEG
- a CDS encoding polysaccharide biosynthesis/export family protein, whose amino-acid sequence is MKHSAATGFYLMKMARASTAVFILALAIGCKTTGPTFDPRSNQAGAEMIKFVSVGETNQIKPEWLMPPKKLFRLGPGDKIEIEVIGMTGSRTTTFICPDGKIYYDLLPGLEVWGLTLPEVKQLLETKLAAYYQHPQVAVNLRGVESKRIWVLGRLNKCGLFPLNGPMTVIEAIAQAGGLFTSRFSGTTEELADLNHSFLIRNGEMLPVNFKRLLREGDTSQNVYLEPDDFLFLPSSLSQEVYVLGAVNRPAPMGFVDNMSLASAIAKALGTQPEAQLSHVAIVRGALAEPKIAIVDFAAIMSGRQPDVRLEPHDIIFVPATPYRTLERYTKMITDTFVRTVAANEGGHAGARSFQGIGVSNQIR
- a CDS encoding sugar transferase, translating into MQTNEPSGPLSPNLERANETSEHRSRRPALPALTEQEMRERLMQRLLTAQTPLGRVRLNARVQWKYLSWQVVMNGTHALKRIFDIGVSLIAIIFLAPVFLVIGALVKSDGGPVFFRQTRIGRYGREFEMLKFRSMVMDAEAKLASLLAKNEKASGVTFKMKDDPRITKVGRILRKTSLDELPQLWNVLRGEMSLVGPRPPVPREVALYTLADRRRLLITPGITCLWQVGERQGGLFEIGDRNIIDFPEQVSLDVRYIESQSFWNDVWILLKTVPAILFGKGM